The genomic window ttaaaatacataaaataaaattaataaaatataaataataaaataattaatttttaaatatatgtggttttctcacaggggtaattttgtaatttatattttctaaaaaatcaaaattttactaaaattacaatattttaaagtaaaatgattattaaaaaaattgacaaatagggatattaatttaaattttataaaaaattaaatataattcttttgcaatagtagttttattatttacgtatgagatatatcatatatttatttggcttatctaacatgtatatatcattgagttatttatttgatcatgattcatataaaaaattaaacttgattttttctcatgatttttattttaaattatataaagttatttgattacttatttatattttttatttataaaattcaaagtattacaaaataatttttaaaaaataacaattgttttacaagagtaattttgtcatttaaatatgttatatatcttatcatattattatgagcaagtatgtattaaaaacaaaagataatagCTATCATGTtagttatcctgtgtgcaccaaacacaggatatgataattgagtataactgttatcctgctgttatcctatcctatctttatcctgttttatatcctatcctgtcactatgctatcctgcgcaccaaacgagccATAAAGGACCtataaatttaacattttaaagTTTTGAGTTAAAATGTGGTGTCCAACTGTATGATTATTTTGTCTCATAGTAACTAGCTAGAGCTAATTAATTGGTCCTACGACAATTCTAACTAACCACCAGTATAAACTAGAGTTGAACTTGCTTGCAAAAAGCTCGACAATAaatacaagattttttttgaagaagccaaaatggaatatattaacacaaacagtctccccagcacaagacgtaccaaggTAGACTACAAAAATTTACAATAAAGTCAAAGAGatgcaaacacaaacacaaacaaatcatacaaggtCCAAACACAACAAAGAACTAGATTAAAGAAACGGTTACACAAATGAATAATGAATGAATAACGAAAAGAATCACTAATATAAAGGTTgtttaaatgaaaatatatattgtatataaatttataaacgaaaaaaatataagagaaagttcaaaaaaatgaagagcTACAAGAAATACACCACCAGAATTCAACAATCTCTAAGATAAGACCAGGAAACAAACatgcaaataaaattattagaaaGCAAAGAGCTAGGCACATcaccaacaaattaaaactctTCATAGACACCACCACCACGAGAAAAATAACACCCCTCAAAAAGAGAGAGACAATGACCAATTACAAGTACGACGAATCAACAAGAGGGCCTCAACTTACCAAACAACCCTCTCACTATAttgtaaaatattataaattatttaattatatataatcatacttatgataattattataatagaACTTTTGCATACATCAATGAAATTTAAAgatcagaaaaagaaaaaatacataACTGTGAAATAAATCATATAAAGACCACCAACATCATCATATGGGTAGAAATAACATAATATACTATATCTTTAATTAACTTTTATggcttcttttttatttttttaggaagCAACTTTTATGGCTTCTTTGGAACATATAATTGATAACTTAATCACTGGGCAAGGCACATCCACACATTTGATGCATGCATCTTGGAATATCAGGAAGCCAACACAAATCTCTTGGACAATCCGAATCCTTTTCGCAGCTAGGTAGTCGTTCTGTGATATCAAATAAGAATTAATGAAACCtatcaaattaaatttatatttcattgatcatttgttaaaaaacaattaaattgtGTTATGAGAGGTTTCTATAATGGAGTAAACAAAATTgtggaaaaaattcaaaatttcgaATAATATACTCGAGTTGACTTAATAAAGTAGGGATCATAAATCGTGACGAATAATATTTGATCGAGGATTAATCTTTGTTGAAAGTACTAAAAACATTTTGAGATATTTGaaccaaaattccaaaaacttatttaactctataaattaatataaaaatatgctATGATAATGAATTTTATATAATGATATCGGTAGCCAACGAAATCTTGGGTACTAGTGTCCaccaaatttaaaattgttgaTTAGAATTACCTATACAGTTTGTTATTGAAATAAATAGGGAAAAAATGATAATCATAGCACAAATGAATATATAAACTTTAgccatattttttcttttatgaattttgaaataaattgtTTGATCACTTTATAGTGTGAAAAAACCCATTCTTTATTAACAAGAGACCATTCTTAAAAtcataaatgtttttttagatGCGTGTATGTTTTTGATTCTTTAACTCATTTAATTAATCACATGAcctttcattatatttttttaatacttttttagCCCTTCATAATATACAAGGGAAAATCTTAAAAACTTTCAAGGACAATTGTACACAAAATAACATCAAGGACTTAAAAACTTTCATACATAGCATACCAAAATACAAAGCATAAAAGAACAACACATCAAACAACTCAATGGTTTTTTCTTAcaactgaaacattaaataCCAAATTGATCTcatcaattaaattaaaggaACAAATTTCCCCAATTAAATTGCATTCTTGAATAAATGGTCTCCATCCTTTACCAAATCTACTGCTTTTCATACTATCAAATTAGTTCACTTTTACGAACCACGATCTTCTCCCCATTTTCAACTCCACATTCACATTCTTATCACAtcctttttatattcataaactCCATTGGTAAACTCTGCATGCaaatacaaacaaaatatattattatttagatGTTTCATTTTCACAtctctatttatatatatttacataGTAAGTAACCATAGTTTAAGAAATTAACCCTACAGGATAATTGTAATCGTCTTTCACATAAATCTTGAATTTGAAATGTTTCACCATAATACCACTTTCTGAATCTGCATAAACACAAAATCATAATTATGTGATAGATATTTTGGAGTTTCTTTTTTATCTGATGTCTTCCTAACAACCCCTTTTGAGTATATAAGGGGGTGCGGATAAAAACTTACAAACAAGTGAAATTGTGGTGGCTTAATTGAAATTCCGAcactagtggaaaaaaaaaagtgcttgTTAATATCTAAGATAAGACAGGAAAATAAACATGCAAATaaaactacaagaaaataaagaGGTACACcatcaataaattaaaattccTTAATTGATCATCGATCATCCTAAGAAATTAGAGATTAATAATCatgagagaggattatgttaccaagacattggacataatcaattatgtttaatctaatcatgaaactaaattgagtaatttgttatcatacatgaaattaccaagaaaaatagtaattagatgaaccaaaaggatcaatcactttttttcatcaatttgaATTCTAAGtcatttttaagtttatgattAAAACTTTAAACCAAGCAAATTCCCCCCTTTGTTAAGATTATGTCAATTTTCTTAAGTATGCTTTCAATTTGCAATTGAATTACAACAATTCCTGCGGAAAGAACAGTTTatttatactacttgacggcgatttagtacacttgctaaatttctatgGGCGGTGATCGTTTCCGGAGCAAATTAACATCTCTATTCCATTCGGACTAAATCTAACGCAACACCTACATATAAGGCTAGAAAACTGGTCCTAGCTTGGAGTTAATTTATTGTGCTGTGAAGGTTTGGATTGTCGTGTCGTGTGTGTTCAGTTCTATGatgaaaaatcataattttgaaTGTATAGATTTTGTAAATTTGGTTTTATCCGGTTAAATACACGCTATCTTTTGTTTCATTGTCTAGTTATATGTGATAGATATTTTGGAGTTTCTTTTTTATCTGATGTCTTCCTAACAATCCCTTTTGAGTATATAAGGGGGTGCGGATAAAAACTTACAAACAAGTGAAATTGTGGTGGCTTAATTGAAATTCCGACactattggaaaaaaaaaatgcttgttAATCTCTAAGATAAGACAGGAAAATAAACATGCAAATAAAACTACAAGGAAATAAAGAGGTACACCATCAATAAATTAAAATCCTTTATAGGCACCATCACTAAAAGAATAATACCCCTTAATTAGAAAGAGAGTGACAATGATCAATTACAAATACGACAAATCAACAAGAGGGCAATCTctcatttttaatataaaatataattatatcactatattgtaaaatattaaaaattatttaattatatataattatacttatgataattattataatagaACTTTTGCATACATCAATGAAATTTAAAGatcagaaaaggaaaaaaatacaTAACTGTGAAATAAATCATAAAGGCACCACCAACATTATCATATGGGTAGAAATAACATAAtatactatatttttaattaacttttatggcttctgttttttttttttttaagcaactttTATGGCTTCTTTGGCACATCCACACATTTGATGCATGCATCTTGGAATATCAGGAAGCAAACACAAATCTCTTGGACAATCCCAATCCTTTTCGCAAGGCAGTCGTTCTGTGATATCAAATAAGAATTCAGGAAAGTatcaaattaaattcatatttcactgatcatttgttaaaaaaaaattaaattatgttaTGTGAGATTTCTATAATGGAGTAAACAAAATTGtggaaaaattcaaaatttctaaTGATATATGAGTTACTCAATAAAGCAGGGATCATAAATCGTGACGAAAAATATTTGATCGAGAATTAATCCTTGTTGAAAGTGCTAAAAAcattttgatatatttagaccaaaaacttatttatctctataaattaatataaaaatacgCTATGATAATGAATTTTGTATAGTGATACTGATACCCAACGAAATCTTGGTTATTAGTGTCCACCAAATTTAAAAGTGTTGATTAGAATTACCTATACAGTTTGTTATTGAAATAAATAgggaaaaaatgataataatagcacaaatgaatatataaactttagccatatttttttcttttatgaatttAGAAATAAATTGTTTGATCACTTTATAGTGTGAAAAAACCAATTCTTTATTAACAAGAGACCATTTTAAAatcataattataaataaatgtttttttgatGCGTGTATGTGTTTGATtctttatctcatttaattaatcACCTGaccttttattatattttttagggtcttgttaacatgtgccctaagggcacatgttaagatataccaaaatagaaattcaacatttaatgatacaagaaatttaatgcttcaaaagtcaaaatgcacaaattagcatttaataatttctatttttgcttgcttaacatgtgccttaagggcacaagttaacattctcctattttttattacttttttagCCCTTCATAATATACAAGGGAAAATCTTCATAATGAACTTTTAATGTCGAGTATCTAGTTGATATGGTGAAACTTTTATCTTGAAAATGGTTTATAGGTAAAAACTCTACCTCCCCATGTTCCTTTTATAAGTGGGGCATCCACCATACTTTATGCTGGAACCGATAGATTTTGTTGAGGTGTCATGTTGGGTCTCAATGAACCAGGAAAATTGGAGGCCCTATTTTGTTTTGTCCTACCTATAGTTAATCCCTGCATCTCTCTTCCTTAGGAGTTTTTTGTTCTCATGGTTCCTTTGAGGGGCTCTAATATAGTGGCGGTGCCAGgttttttttcatgtatttttatttaccTTACCATAGAGATTGTTATGTTTTGGTGAAGTATATTTCTGGTACCTCTTATTTTTAGGTACTTTCTTTTGTACCATTTTAGtttttatctttatacattttatatttgccattaaaaaaaataaattaaccaagcaaaataaaactaattaattgtCATCATTTAATTTTCAGCTATGAAAAGAAATTGTGATAATCTTGATCACatgttaaaatcaaataaaattagttCTTGGCCGAAAGTTATGGTGTTTTATTTCACATCGTTTCTTTTGTTCCAAAAGGAGTATGCAAGGCAattatttatacatttttatttgattttttatattatgaataGTTGGATTATCCAACAGCAAGAAGATATATAGCACTGATagcaatatttaaaaaattaatcaaggACAATTGTACACAAAATAACATCAAGGACTTAAAAACTTTCATACAAAGCATAAAAGAACAACACATCAAACAACTCAATGTGTTTTTCTTAcaactgaaacattaaataccaaatttatctcatcaattaaattaaaggaACAAATTTCCCCAATTAAATTGCATTCTTGAATAAATGGTCTCCATCCTTTACCAAATCTACTGCTTTTCATACTATCAAAATAATTCACTTTTACGAACCACGATCTTCTCCCCATTTTCAACTCCACATTCACATTCTTATCACATCCTACTATATTCATAAACTCCATTGGTAAACTCTGCATGCaaatacaaacaaaatatattattatttagatGTTTCATTTTCACAtctctatttatatatatttacataGTAAGTAACCATAGTTTAAGAAATTAACCCTACAGGATAATTGTAATCGTCTTTCACATAAATCTTGAATTTGAAATGTTTCACCATAATACCACTTTCTGAATCTGCATAAACACaaaatcataattaataatttacaaaactattttaattcaatgaactatttataaaattttacaaatatttaaGAATCCTTTACaatattaaacctaaaaacTTTAAAGAAGTTTGAAGAATACCCTCAACATAATATACTCTTGGACGGCTCCTAGAAGTTCCTCCAAGGTATCTCCTCTTTGCAATATTATTATCACAAGAGATCCCTTTTCCTATAATTGTGTCATTGATCAAATAAATTGAGCAATGTAgatgttaataaaaaaagaattaaaaaattaataacaaaaaacaaaaatgcaaatgcaaataataaagaaagaaagaaaaacctTTTCTAGCTCgattaataataacaatgaaCGAAGGTGGTCGGCGTTGAGTCATCACAAACTTACAAGTATCATCAACttgcaaattatattttttgctaAAAAGCTTCCAACCAGCACACATCATAGCTTTTTTATAGTTATCATCAAACCTTATTTTCACTTCCATAGGGGTGTCCTTACCAACCCTTAGGGTTGCAATGCCTCTAAAATTGTTTAAGTATTCTCTTGAAAACTGATTTTGTATCCACTGTTTCAAATCATGGTAATTTATAAGAGATACTCCACTAATTAAGCCAAACAAATTTAGTagtttccttaaaaaaaaaaaaaaaaaacttaccagGAAATATCCTTTGACATAAAAGTTTGTcattacaacttcaaaaaatGGATTCTCAACATTAACATCTTCATTTGTTGGGTACTTTTTAACCTTCTTCACCATATTCCCTCTGTTCCTACCTACaaagtttcaaaaaaaaaaagttacttttttttgacaaaaaaaagttacttttgataccaaaacaaataatttattttcatcattAACATATTACAGATTTATTActcaaaaaaaagttaattattcCAGCTTTAGAGTTAATAGccagaaaaaatattaaaaattgaaattattaaaaataaaacatgagactaaaaaaatagaaaaagaaaagaaaaaaatatgaagtcACCTTGGAATTTTCTCTTGCCATTTCTTTTCCTTTGAGCTTGCATTGGTATTTCATCACTCACTTCTTCAATAATTTCCTTAGCTTTTTCTCTAGCTTCAACATGTTCTTCATTTTCAGAGTTTATTTTTGAATAGTTTATTTCTAAACATTTAGGACCAAATACCTTAACCTTAAAATGTGATCCACCTATGTATTTGAAAGTTAAGACACATCCATGGCTCAAATTCACATGCTTTGAAAAagttttccaatttttttgaaacaaaatttcacCATTTCTTTCCACCCAAGATATTTCTTGTTCAAAACCATTTCGGAGTCTTAGGATTATTGGGTTTGGAATTCCTTTCCAATATTTCTCCCTATAAAGCTTTGGAATCTTctgcaacaaaaaaattagaaagatattaacatttttaaaacaaaaacaaagatatATAAATGAAACATAAGGTTAATTAAAATGCTTACATATGATTTCTTATCTTGCACTATTATTATCCTAAAACTTGGGCCTTTTGTAAATGACATGATGATTGACAGAAGAAAAGAGCTTTAGTGTGTGTTTGAGAGATAGTTGAGAAGTGGGTTATGGTTGGAAAAAGATTGACTCATGAGTAAAGTATAAAAGAACTTATTTTGATTGATATTGAATTATGAGAAAAGTTGAAGTCACAAATTTTGATAATAAACCAATTTTGTTGAATCAGCAAGCATGCGTTGCAAACTTTTCCTAAAATGGAGAAAGTTGGGAGAAGTGAGAAAAGTGACATAATTTGATTTTCACTACAATAATAATGTATTGTCTCGATGCATGGATGGTTTTGTTGGAATTGATAGCACAATTATTTATGCCATGGACATTGTTGGagtattattttgttattatatattctctaatAGAGACACACACAATACAATCCTAAAAAAGTACTGAATCATTCACCATATATATATCTTCATTCATTTTTACATGAAAGAGGAAAACTTTGTTGTCCTAGAGATAGCAACAACATATCTGAAGCATAAGAAATGTGCATAAACATCCCAACCATTGTCAATTCACACTTCAATGTAACGTTTTATTTTAtccaattttcttttaattaatgcACATACGgtgaaaaacaaatttaatgtaGACAACGGTgaaaaagggtttttttttttttatttgtttaatgcTTTAACAATTTTAGGAGTTAAACTCTACTGCTAAAAAATGTTGTGTTCAATTTATTGTTTTAAATGGGTGTTCAACATATATTGAACAGAAATTCACTTTATCATTTGCTCAAAAATGAGTTTCTGCAACCCGTCATAGGAAATTGAATCATCTACGGTTGATGTTTTCATGTATTCGGGCATCTGGGATATCTGTGACAACCCGATCTTAATCAAATGGTTCATAGAAAAACAAATATTGTATAGGGACATCACATTATTCTACATACTGAACCTCTAACTCACTTATTTACCTTATTGGTGGGATTTCTAACTATTAGATtacctaccaaaaaaaaaaaaactattttaaatttaaactggtttttttttaggtaaactAAGAGCATTATAAGATATCATAGTGACTAGTAGACATCATCTAGTAGCACTAATTTTATGCCTCTTTgctcatatataatatataaaaaaaggagaaaattaGGGAGATATCCCTAAACTAATCATCAATGAAGACATGAGGCAAAGTTTGTCACAAAAGAAAACTTTTGAAATGTACCCAAGAGAAGTCGACTTGCCAACACTTCCCTATTCCACTCTAATACTCCCATAAAAGAATCATTGAGAGGATGGCGGAGGTTGACCCTTAGACCCGGTATAATAACTCCCAAGGCTCCACCCAAATCGTAGGTTTTGTTTTTTAGCTTTCATAGAGACGTACAAAGTGAATGGAATCTCTTCTTCAGTATTGATACATGTTCTAGCTGCCcatgttttttttatcttctcCATATAATCAAGAACTACATATGTGGTAAAGCAGGTTGCTGCAACATAATTTGGGTTTCAGCTACATCTTCCCCTTCCGAGTCAGAGACATGAACCTGCGCTATTTCCTCTTCCAGGAATTCCTCATAAGCACTATGATTAAAATCATTATCATTCTGCCTCTTAGAAGTAGTAATCATGGCAGCATCATTCCCATTTTGTCGCTCAGCAGcatcaatttctttaaaaatctCATTAGTGTTATTATTGACAATCTTCTTAGTTGAATTGTCAGCTGGAATCTCATCTGCATTAAGAACAATAGGAAGCTGAAAGTTATTATTATTCTCTGGCTCATTAACAACCAATATTATactatttaaattatttaaccATCTAACTCTATCATTGGATCAGCATGCATGCCTTTAAAAATTCTGATCACACACGAATTAAGGTTGCTTGGAAAAAGATTTATGATGAGTAAGTAGAAAAAAGATAGCTAACTTTTCCTAAAAATCGAATCAG from Trifolium pratense cultivar HEN17-A07 linkage group LG1, ARS_RC_1.1, whole genome shotgun sequence includes these protein-coding regions:
- the LOC123897176 gene encoding putative B3 domain-containing protein Os03g0621600, giving the protein MSFTKGPSFRIIIVQDKKSYKIPKLYREKYWKGIPNPIILRLRNGFEQEISWVERNGEILFQKNWKTFSKHVNLSHGCVLTFKYIGGSHFKVKVFGPKCLEINYSKINSENEEHVEAREKAKEIIEEVSDEIPMQAQRKRNGKRKFQGRNRGNMVKKVKKYPTNEDVNVENPFFEVVMTNFYVKGYFLWIQNQFSREYLNNFRGIATLRVGKDTPMEVKIRFDDNYKKAMMCAGWKLFSKKYNLQVDDTCKFVMTQRRPPSFIVIINRARKGKGISCDNNIAKRRYLGGTSRSRPRVYYVEDSESGIMVKHFKFKIYVKDDYNYPSLPMEFMNIVGCDKNVNVELKMGRRSWFVKVNYFDSMKSSRFGKGWRPFIQECNLIGEICSFNLIDEINLVFNVSVVRKTH